One genomic window of Pocillopora verrucosa isolate sample1 chromosome 8, ASM3666991v2, whole genome shotgun sequence includes the following:
- the LOC131777887 gene encoding LOW QUALITY PROTEIN: cyclic GMP-AMP synthase-like receptor 1 (The sequence of the model RefSeq protein was modified relative to this genomic sequence to represent the inferred CDS: substituted 1 base at 1 genomic stop codon) yields the protein MLILPISFFQLFPPIPFSVFTMIKLYGPDKVXWRLKGCANEQGFLNATSVKMLFVRCVEMAVFVLQRHYGDVVVVEEHGPAVTLKITTPNGRHISVDLTLAIRVQWPVVAEEWTTRPRVWPDQYFLQQIVFADGCHLVAKKPTGNLIPEHYKDLCWRFSFSAAEMRLFNLGGIADGNQNCLRQVLRKLKTFGPHLKPLSSYHFKTICFYLREMTHSFMWRYDYCEERLKDLLLILENFLTVQSCPHFFIKTLNLFEEFSLFICCDLINKVRALRMYLETLVAGNVIQAPGRVFIC from the exons ATGCTGATTTTACCAATCagtttttttcaactgtttcCTCCTATTCCATTCTCAG TGTTTACCATGATCAAGCTTTATGGGCCTGACAAAGTTTGATGGAGGCTAAAAGGTTGTGCCAATGAACAGGGATTCTTGAATGCTACATCAGTGAAAATGCTATTTGTTCGTTGTGTTGAAATGGCTGTCTTTGTACTTCAGAG ACATTATGGTGATGTTGTTGTCGTCGAGGAACATGGTCCAGCAGTAACCCTGAAAATAACTACTCCAAATGGAAGACATATTTCTGTGGACTTGACTTTGGCTATCCGAGTTCAGTGGCCTGTTGTTGCTGAGGAATGGACCACGAGGCCTCGAG TTTGGCCAGATCAGTACTTTTTACAACAAATAGTTTTTGCAGATGGATGTCATCTGGTTGCAAAGAAACCTACCGGTAACTTAATTCCTGAACACTATAAAGATTTGTGCTGGAGGTTCAGCTTTTCAGCTGCTGAGATGAGACTGTTTAACTTGGGAGGTATTGCAGATGgaaatcaaaattgtttaagGCAGGTTTTACGGAAACTGAAAACATTTGGGCCTCACCTGAAGCCCTTGTCTTCATACCATTTCAAAACAATCTGCTTTTACCTACGTGAGATGACACATTCCTTCATGTGGAGATATGATTATTGTGAGGAAAGGCTTAAGGACCTACTTTTAATTCTTGAGAATTTTTTGACAGTTCAGTCTTGTCCgcatttttttatcaaaactttaaACTTGTTTGAAGAATTTAGCCTCTTCATATGTTGTGACTTAATTAACAAAGTAAGAGCTCTCAGAATGTATCTAGAGACACTTGTAGCAGGAAATGTTATCCAAGCACCTGGAAGAGTATTCATCTGTTGA
- the LOC131777635 gene encoding uncharacterized protein yields MFLSPFQILLNELNHELNEKNLQCLIHICGDRISGAQKELISSGWELFSILRQQNLIGCEPEKIRHLLEIIQALRPKRKDLVHKIKQYIQTHYESAEAILKDFESSSDSHRPLQFPPYGTLSRPTTPVEQEDCCRLHCCGCICNYNPSCDPCLCCGILAVLFSILTLFCILAWYVKVPEVTKYLKKNEDLRNSGPYVIACFGLLVVCSFGSILYIKRICNSRNGNTYSVLPHNYYQETTSTRATYASSECESATSARRIDFTRRCSCSSGHLTQYTAASSLASRTSARLPQIANQADTVTDGPQPDHVFFSQDVALEEGESEEM; encoded by the coding sequence ATGTTTCTCAGTCCATTTCAGATACTTCTGAACGAACTAAATCATGAATTGAACGAGAAAAATCTACAATGTTTAATACACATTTGTGGAGATCGCATTTCAGGTGCTCAAAAGGAGCTAATCAGCAGTGGATGGGAATTATTCAGCATTCTACGCCAACAAAACCTAATCGGCTGCGAACCGGAGAAGATTCGTCACTTGCTCGAGATTATCCAAGCATTGAGGCCGAAAAGGAAAGATTTAGTCCACAAAATCAAGCAGTATATTCAAACACATTATGAGAGTGCAGAGGCAATTTTGAAAGATTTCGAATCAAGTTCCGATAGCCATCGACCACTGCAATTTCCGCCATATGGAACTCTGAGCAGACCGACCACTCCAGTGGAACAAGAAGACTGCTGTCGCTTGCATTGTTGCGGCTGCATTTGCAATTACAATCCATCCTGTGATCCATGTCTCTGCTGTGGGATTCTAGCGGTATTATTCTCCATTCTGACCCTTTTCTGTATACTGGCTTGGTACGTTAAAGTTCCTGAGGTTacgaaatatttgaaaaaaaacgaGGATTTAAGAAACAGCGGTCCCTATGTTATTGCTTGTTTTGGACTGTTAGTTGTTTGTAGCTTTGGAAGTATACTGTACATCAAGCGAATTTGCAATTCAAGGAATGGAAATACCTACTCAGTGCTCCCACATAACTACTACCAGGAGACAACGAGTACTCGAGCCACTTATGCTTCATCGGAGTGTGAATCCGCAACTTCGGCACGACGGATAGATTTTACTAGACGATGTTCCTGCAGTTCCGGCCATTTGACACAGTATACAGCGGCCAGTTCTCTAGCTTCCAGAACCTCAGCCCGCCTTCCACAGATTGCAAACCAAGCTGATACGGTTACAGATGGTCCGCAGCCAGACCATGTGTTTTTCA
- the LOC131778032 gene encoding zinc finger protein 888 isoform X1 translates to MQIPEGRRFGPFIGKIVDKRKSPEKLYFFVSQIKDKNKRNLMHFFYAHKNEKDKCSWLSRLQSATSTAKQNIVAYNSPGGVCFEAVKDIAVGEELMVLFDKSFKGSVYPAYVESAPLSFITDDAGEKIAVVPLDKSEVYINPSTEGKEPNKDGNNAGHDKEMADSLKEGNPEVVDDDDEDNSDDDDDEDGSDDVVVIEEYELSDEDDEEGDEDEDEGEEEEEDIDDGNDVDDDDDFIPKGEKKLTKETGASTNNGEISMEKKRGRKPSAQHKRKPHIKEIKILDAESGQDTIKYRCTHCSEDFGDKVKATEHSSAMECLSQHFQCKTCTMEFRNAFLLQKHKCNGKPKCNVCNEEFENWRQLKEHADNPPEVHVPKCASCEMQFQTVKEKQYHVRSKHGPDESSEECPICHKTYNKMYLKEHLATHDENSGLKCIECGKKFSSKSNLNKHRKKHLPGYVPAKDKQREKKYGCSECGKKFDSMHGLESHKRSHTGERPFKCDKCSWKFTQKTHLNRHIRSVHEKVPRERHSEANRPVSCEVCSKVYVNSRVLAVHVQSVHEGLRPYKCEYCDATYTQRGHLWRHKHASHYEKDEVQKKYTIDKFVCQFDGCMLSFDTQPELMEHVKTHTTDKKCMCSECGATFVSFPNLAKHTRRRHGEQGVADKGHRCGKCIKTFATSYQLVVHFRGHTGEKPYKCDLCGKDFVQKSGLRKHIRCKRCPMVEGRSMNPRGAKKYACDRCNKMFPGPSDLKSHMRTHTGEKPYQCTVCEKGFSQPGNLTKHIRFVHNKEQRPKEKSREKKYFCSLCGKAFLCPSSLAMHCRTHTGDKPFSCEQCGQGFAQAGNLKKHLKRWHEDGAEGRTRRRKKKGKNAPAESGERADANQEGQQREGEPGQTVTDETPNDGEHDEVADSTQAGDRPVELSNASSQTTLASCTPLNTPSPLYSTTPLNSLNTAVSGSPTPMMQVVLGFLRSQPQQTVSAPSLHANANASTIAHTGRVLGTSYEASERDNALHRGISTSSPSLLHSQATTSQGSHLSAIPVQQHQQVVISRMLAPTSSESTDVPFMPPVVASPPSHPNPPPRASILLPHVHSLLNPPGMNNTGGEVTVWPFAPSNMFSPQ, encoded by the exons ATGCAGATACCTGAAGGAAGACGTTTTGGCCCATTCATTGGTAAAATTGTGGACAAGAGGAAATCTCCAGAGAAATTGTACTTTTTTGTGTCACAG atcaaagataaaaacaaaagaaacttgaTGCACTTTTTCTATGCACACAAGAATGAGAAGGACAAATGCAGTTGGCTCAGTCGTCTCCAGAGTGCTACAtcaacagcaaaacaaaacattgtagCATATAACTCTCCAGGAGGAGTATGCTTTGAAGCTGTTAAGGATATAGCTGTGGGAGAAGAGTTAATGGTCCTATTTGATAAATCATTtaaag GTTCAGTGTATCCAGCCTATGTAGAGAGTGCACCATTGTCCTTCATCACAGATGATGCTGGTGAAAAGATTGCAGTGGTTCCTCTTGACAAGTCTGAAGTTTATATCAACCCTAGTACTGAGGGCAAAGAACCTAACAAAGATGGGAATAATGCAGGCCATGATAAAGAAATGGCTGACTCTCTCAAAGAAGGAAATCCAGAGGTTgtggatgatgatgatgaagacaacagtgatgatgatgatgatgaagatggcAGTGATGATGTGGTAGTGATAGAAGAGTATGAGCTGtctgatgaagatgatgaggagggtgatgaagatgaagatgaaggggaagaggaagaggaagataTTGATGATGGCAATGATgtagatgatgatgatgattttatTCCTAAGGGTGAAAAGAAGTTGACAAAGGAAACTGGGGCCAGCACTAATAATGGCGAAATTTCAATGGAAAAGAAACGTGGAAGGAAGCCATCAGCTCAGCATAAACGAAAGCCacatataaaagaaataaaaattcttgaCGCTGAGAGTGGTCAGG ATACAATCAAATACCGCTGTACCCACTGTTCGGAGGATTTTGGGGACAAAGTGAAAGCCACAGAACACAGCTCAGCTATGGAATGCCTTTCACAGCATTTCCAGTGCAAAACATGCACCATGGAGTTCAGAAATGCCTTTCTACTTCAGAAACACAAATGTAATGGAAAGCCAAA gTGCAACGTCTGCAATGAAGAGTTTGAGAATTGGAGACAACTGAAGGAGCATGCGGATAATCCGCCAGAGGTTCATGTGCCAAA ATGTGCGAGTTGTGAAATGCAGTTTCAAACTGTTAAAGAGAAACAGTACCATGTCCGTTCCAAGCACGGGCCGGATGAGTCATCCGAGGAGTGTCCCATTTGTCATAAAACCTACAACAAAATGTACCTGAAGGAACATCTCGCGACCCACGACGAAAACAGTGGGTTGAAATGCATCGAGTGCGGCAAAAAGTTCTCCTCCAAAAGCAACTTGAACAAACATCGCAAAAAGCATCTACCTGGTTATGTCCCAGCCAAGGATAAACaacgggaaaaaaaatatgGCTGTTCGGAATGTGGCAAAAAGTTCGACTCCATGCACGGCTTAGAG AGCCACAAGCGAAGccacactggagagaggccATTCAAGTGTGACAAGTGCTCGTGGAAATTCACTCAGAAAACGCATTTGAACCGTCACATCAGGAGTGTGCACGAGAAGGTGCCAAGAGAGCGCCATTCTGAAGCCAACAGACCTGTGTCTTGTGAAGTGTGCAGTAAAGTGTACGTCAACAGTCGTGTGTTGGCTGTTCATGTGCAGTCCGTGCACGAAGGCTTACGACCTTACAAGTGTGAGTACTGCGACGCAACTTACACTCAACGAG GTCATCTGTGGAGACACAAGCATGCAAGTCACTACGAGAAAGACGAAGTTCAAAAGAAATACACCATTGACAAGTTTGTCTGTCAGTTTGATGGTTGCATGCTGTCATTTGACACTCAGCCAGAGCTGATGGAACACGTCAAAACACACACCACGGACAAAAAGTGCATGTGCAGTGAGTGTGGGGCTACATTTGTCTCGTTCCCAAACCTCGCCAAACATACTAGGAGGAGGCATGGGGAGCAGGGAGTCGCAGACAAGGGCCATCGATGCGGAAAATGCATAAAGACATTCGCCACAAGTTATCAACTGGTCGTGCATTTTAG GGGCCATACCGGAGAGAAACCCTATAAATGTGATCTTTGCGGAAAAGACTTTGTTCAGAAGTCTGGCTTGCGGAAACACATCAG ATGTAAACGTTGTCCAATGGTGGAAGGTCGTTCGATGAACCCCAGGGGCGCCAAGAAATATGCCTGTGATCGTTGCAACAAGATGTTTCCGGGACCGTCTGACTTGAAATCGCACATGCGCACTCACACTGGAGAGAAACCTTATCAGTGCACTGTTTGTGAAAAGGGTTTCAGCCAGCCAGGGAATCTAACGAAACACATAAG GTTTGTTCACAACAAAGAACAGCGTCCCAAGGAGAAAAGTCGCGAAAAGAAGTATTTCTGCAGCCTGTGCGGTAAAGCGTTCCTGTGTCCCAGTAGTCTTGCTATGCACTGTCGCACACACACTGGAGACAAACCTTTTTCCTGTGAACAGTGCGGACAAGGATTCGCCCAAGCGGGAAACCTTAAAAAGCATCTCAAACGTTGGCATGAAGATGGCGCTGAAGGCAGAACAAG ACGCAGAAAGAAGAAGGGAAAGAACGCACCAGCTGAATCAGGAGAGAGAGCCGATGCTAACCAGGAAGGTCAGCAACGAGAAGGCGAACCCGGTCAAACGGTCACCGATGAGACACCCAATGACGGTGAACATGACGAGGTTGCAGACAGCACGCAGGCGGGAGACAGGCCAGTCGAGTTGAGCAATGCAAGCTCTCAGACAACTTTAGCCTCGTGCACACCTCTGAACACCCCGAGTCCTTTATACAGCACAACGCCATTGAACAGTTTGAACACCGCAGTCAGTGGCTCTCCCACTCCTATGATGCAAGTGGTGTTAGGCTTTCTCCGTAGCCAGCCGCAACAAACCGTCAGCGCACCTAGCCTTCATGCAAATGCGAATGCCTCTACGATCGCACACACTGGAAGAGTTCTCGGGACATCTTACGAGGCTAGTGAACGGGACAACGCCTTGCACCGAGGTATTAGCACATCTTCACCGAGTCTCCTACATTCCCAAGCAACGACCTCTCAAGGCAGTCATCTGAGCGCCATACCCGTTCAACAGCATCAACAAGTTGTCATCTCTCGAATGTTGGCTCCTACTTCCTCAGAGAGTACAGACGTCCCATTCATGCCCCCAGTGGTGGCAAGCCCTCCCTCTCACCCCAACCCCCCACCCCGGGCATCGATCCTTCTTCCACACGTTCACTCCCTCCTGAATCCCCCAGGGATGAATAACACAGGGGGAGAGGTAACTGTTTGGCCCTTCGCACCAAGCAACATGTTTTCGCCACAGTAG
- the LOC131778133 gene encoding uncharacterized protein yields MAVLSLDPFRILLNNISNELEEKDLQSLKNVCAEWIPGGQREKIQDGWDFLNHLRRLNIIGDEPEKVANLLMIIKVLKRRDLSHLVKKHISKYYEQPEEIFNSVRASESLHSSLTGNNQVALNIESTAFRSSTPCWVLNCFCCELTCYSSCLIFVTVLFAFLAVAAVLAWYANIPEVTSSIKSNDDWNRAGPYIIGFLLFIAVCSALGVICRFFLTRRYIHLNNDREDNQICDGRSIHHGADNNSAVPNSKASTPVCTRAGSRSSCLATPSGSFSSLDTAASIA; encoded by the coding sequence atggCGGTGCTTAGTCTCGATCCATTTCGGATTCTTTTAAACAACATCAGCAACGAActggaggaaaaagatcttcAGAGCTTGAAAAATGTTTGTGCAGAGTGGATTCCGGGTGGTCAGCGTGAGAAAATCCAAGACGGTTGGGACTTTTTAAACCATCTCCGAAGGCTGAACATAATCGGGGACGAACCCGAGAAAGTGGCAAACTTGCTGATGATTATCAAGGTGCTAAAACGACGGGATTTAAGTCATCTGGTCAAAAAGCACATTTCGAAGTACTACGAGCAACCGGAGGAAATATTCAATTCAGTAAGGGCATCCGAGTCCCTTCACAGCTCTCTAACCGGAAATAACCAAGTAGCCTTGAACATAGAATCTACTGCATTTAGGTCCTCTACGCCATGCTGGGTTCTCAATTGCTTTTGCTGTGAGCTCACCTGTTACAGCAGCTGTCTTATATTTGTGACGGTCCTTTTTGCCTTCCTCGCCGTTGCAGCCGTACTGGCGTGGTACGCCAACATTCCTGAAGTCACCTCTTCTATAAAATCCAACGATGATTGGAACCGCGCCGGACCGTACATTATTGGGTTCTTGCTATTCATTGCAGTCTGCAGCGCTCTGGGGGTAATTTGCCGCTTTTTTTTAACGAGACGATATATTCATCTTAATAATGATCGTGAAGACAATCAAATATGTGATGGGAGATCCATTCATCATGGCGCTGACAACAACTCTGCAGTACCGAATTCAAAGGCTAGCACACCAGTGTGTACACGAGCAGGATCACGCAGTTCCTGTCTTGCTACCCCTTCCGGTTCGTTTTCTTCTCTTGATACAGCCGCAAGTATCGCTTAG
- the LOC131778032 gene encoding zinc finger protein 888 isoform X2, translating to MQIPEGRRFGPFIGKIVDKRKSPEKLYFFVSQIKDKNKRNLMHFFYAHKNEKDKCSWLSRLQSATSTAKQNIVAYNSPGGVCFEAVKDIAVGEELMVLFDKSFKGSVYPAYVESAPLSFITDDAGEKIAVVPLDKSEVYINPSTEGKEPNKDGNNAGHDKEMADSLKEGNPEVVDDDDEDNSDDDDDEDGSDDVVVIEEYELSDEDDEEGDEDEDEGEEEEEDIDDGNDVDDDDDFIPKGEKKLTKETGASTNNGEISMEKKRGRKPSAQHKRKPHIKEIKILDAESGQDTIKYRCTHCSEDFGDKVKATEHSSAMECLSQHFQCKTCTMEFRNAFLLQKHKCNGKPKCNVCNEEFENWRQLKEHADNPPEVHVPKCASCEMQFQTVKEKQYHVRSKHGPDESSEECPICHKTYNKMYLKEHLATHDENSGLKCIECGKKFSSKSNLNKHRKKHLPGYVPAKDKQREKKYGCSECGKKFDSMHGLESHKRSHTGERPFKCDKCSWKFTQKTHLNRHIRSVHEKVPRERHSEANRPVSCEVCSKVYVNSRVLAVHVQSVHEGLRPYKCEYCDATYTQRGHLWRHKHASHYEKDEVQKKYTIDKFVCQFDGCMLSFDTQPELMEHVKTHTTDKKCMCSECGATFVSFPNLAKHTRRRHGEQGVADKGHRCGKCIKTFATSYQLVVHFRGHTGEKPYKCDLCGKDFVQKSGLRKHIRCKRCPMVEGRSMNPRGAKKYACDRCNKMFPGPSDLKSHMRTHTGEKPYQCTVCEKGFSQPGNLTKHIRFVHNKEQRPKEKSREKKYFCSLCGKAFLCPSSLAMHCRTHTGDKPFSCEQCGQGFAQAGNLKKHLKRWHEDGAEGRTRKKKGKNAPAESGERADANQEGQQREGEPGQTVTDETPNDGEHDEVADSTQAGDRPVELSNASSQTTLASCTPLNTPSPLYSTTPLNSLNTAVSGSPTPMMQVVLGFLRSQPQQTVSAPSLHANANASTIAHTGRVLGTSYEASERDNALHRGISTSSPSLLHSQATTSQGSHLSAIPVQQHQQVVISRMLAPTSSESTDVPFMPPVVASPPSHPNPPPRASILLPHVHSLLNPPGMNNTGGEVTVWPFAPSNMFSPQ from the exons ATGCAGATACCTGAAGGAAGACGTTTTGGCCCATTCATTGGTAAAATTGTGGACAAGAGGAAATCTCCAGAGAAATTGTACTTTTTTGTGTCACAG atcaaagataaaaacaaaagaaacttgaTGCACTTTTTCTATGCACACAAGAATGAGAAGGACAAATGCAGTTGGCTCAGTCGTCTCCAGAGTGCTACAtcaacagcaaaacaaaacattgtagCATATAACTCTCCAGGAGGAGTATGCTTTGAAGCTGTTAAGGATATAGCTGTGGGAGAAGAGTTAATGGTCCTATTTGATAAATCATTtaaag GTTCAGTGTATCCAGCCTATGTAGAGAGTGCACCATTGTCCTTCATCACAGATGATGCTGGTGAAAAGATTGCAGTGGTTCCTCTTGACAAGTCTGAAGTTTATATCAACCCTAGTACTGAGGGCAAAGAACCTAACAAAGATGGGAATAATGCAGGCCATGATAAAGAAATGGCTGACTCTCTCAAAGAAGGAAATCCAGAGGTTgtggatgatgatgatgaagacaacagtgatgatgatgatgatgaagatggcAGTGATGATGTGGTAGTGATAGAAGAGTATGAGCTGtctgatgaagatgatgaggagggtgatgaagatgaagatgaaggggaagaggaagaggaagataTTGATGATGGCAATGATgtagatgatgatgatgattttatTCCTAAGGGTGAAAAGAAGTTGACAAAGGAAACTGGGGCCAGCACTAATAATGGCGAAATTTCAATGGAAAAGAAACGTGGAAGGAAGCCATCAGCTCAGCATAAACGAAAGCCacatataaaagaaataaaaattcttgaCGCTGAGAGTGGTCAGG ATACAATCAAATACCGCTGTACCCACTGTTCGGAGGATTTTGGGGACAAAGTGAAAGCCACAGAACACAGCTCAGCTATGGAATGCCTTTCACAGCATTTCCAGTGCAAAACATGCACCATGGAGTTCAGAAATGCCTTTCTACTTCAGAAACACAAATGTAATGGAAAGCCAAA gTGCAACGTCTGCAATGAAGAGTTTGAGAATTGGAGACAACTGAAGGAGCATGCGGATAATCCGCCAGAGGTTCATGTGCCAAA ATGTGCGAGTTGTGAAATGCAGTTTCAAACTGTTAAAGAGAAACAGTACCATGTCCGTTCCAAGCACGGGCCGGATGAGTCATCCGAGGAGTGTCCCATTTGTCATAAAACCTACAACAAAATGTACCTGAAGGAACATCTCGCGACCCACGACGAAAACAGTGGGTTGAAATGCATCGAGTGCGGCAAAAAGTTCTCCTCCAAAAGCAACTTGAACAAACATCGCAAAAAGCATCTACCTGGTTATGTCCCAGCCAAGGATAAACaacgggaaaaaaaatatgGCTGTTCGGAATGTGGCAAAAAGTTCGACTCCATGCACGGCTTAGAG AGCCACAAGCGAAGccacactggagagaggccATTCAAGTGTGACAAGTGCTCGTGGAAATTCACTCAGAAAACGCATTTGAACCGTCACATCAGGAGTGTGCACGAGAAGGTGCCAAGAGAGCGCCATTCTGAAGCCAACAGACCTGTGTCTTGTGAAGTGTGCAGTAAAGTGTACGTCAACAGTCGTGTGTTGGCTGTTCATGTGCAGTCCGTGCACGAAGGCTTACGACCTTACAAGTGTGAGTACTGCGACGCAACTTACACTCAACGAG GTCATCTGTGGAGACACAAGCATGCAAGTCACTACGAGAAAGACGAAGTTCAAAAGAAATACACCATTGACAAGTTTGTCTGTCAGTTTGATGGTTGCATGCTGTCATTTGACACTCAGCCAGAGCTGATGGAACACGTCAAAACACACACCACGGACAAAAAGTGCATGTGCAGTGAGTGTGGGGCTACATTTGTCTCGTTCCCAAACCTCGCCAAACATACTAGGAGGAGGCATGGGGAGCAGGGAGTCGCAGACAAGGGCCATCGATGCGGAAAATGCATAAAGACATTCGCCACAAGTTATCAACTGGTCGTGCATTTTAG GGGCCATACCGGAGAGAAACCCTATAAATGTGATCTTTGCGGAAAAGACTTTGTTCAGAAGTCTGGCTTGCGGAAACACATCAG ATGTAAACGTTGTCCAATGGTGGAAGGTCGTTCGATGAACCCCAGGGGCGCCAAGAAATATGCCTGTGATCGTTGCAACAAGATGTTTCCGGGACCGTCTGACTTGAAATCGCACATGCGCACTCACACTGGAGAGAAACCTTATCAGTGCACTGTTTGTGAAAAGGGTTTCAGCCAGCCAGGGAATCTAACGAAACACATAAG GTTTGTTCACAACAAAGAACAGCGTCCCAAGGAGAAAAGTCGCGAAAAGAAGTATTTCTGCAGCCTGTGCGGTAAAGCGTTCCTGTGTCCCAGTAGTCTTGCTATGCACTGTCGCACACACACTGGAGACAAACCTTTTTCCTGTGAACAGTGCGGACAAGGATTCGCCCAAGCGGGAAACCTTAAAAAGCATCTCAAACGTTGGCATGAAGATGGCGCTGAAGGCAGAACAAG AAAGAAGAAGGGAAAGAACGCACCAGCTGAATCAGGAGAGAGAGCCGATGCTAACCAGGAAGGTCAGCAACGAGAAGGCGAACCCGGTCAAACGGTCACCGATGAGACACCCAATGACGGTGAACATGACGAGGTTGCAGACAGCACGCAGGCGGGAGACAGGCCAGTCGAGTTGAGCAATGCAAGCTCTCAGACAACTTTAGCCTCGTGCACACCTCTGAACACCCCGAGTCCTTTATACAGCACAACGCCATTGAACAGTTTGAACACCGCAGTCAGTGGCTCTCCCACTCCTATGATGCAAGTGGTGTTAGGCTTTCTCCGTAGCCAGCCGCAACAAACCGTCAGCGCACCTAGCCTTCATGCAAATGCGAATGCCTCTACGATCGCACACACTGGAAGAGTTCTCGGGACATCTTACGAGGCTAGTGAACGGGACAACGCCTTGCACCGAGGTATTAGCACATCTTCACCGAGTCTCCTACATTCCCAAGCAACGACCTCTCAAGGCAGTCATCTGAGCGCCATACCCGTTCAACAGCATCAACAAGTTGTCATCTCTCGAATGTTGGCTCCTACTTCCTCAGAGAGTACAGACGTCCCATTCATGCCCCCAGTGGTGGCAAGCCCTCCCTCTCACCCCAACCCCCCACCCCGGGCATCGATCCTTCTTCCACACGTTCACTCCCTCCTGAATCCCCCAGGGATGAATAACACAGGGGGAGAGGTAACTGTTTGGCCCTTCGCACCAAGCAACATGTTTTCGCCACAGTAG